One window of the Myxococcus virescens genome contains the following:
- a CDS encoding DUF2019 domain-containing protein — translation MKLEELVEQFARNVAAQTDAIHRGDSRTGNKHAKQYTAALQALCAQGDTGREALAVLLTHPRTDIRAMAAGFLLRYRTAEAKAVLEAAAKEGGIGALDAIMTLRHWENGTWALDPE, via the coding sequence ATGAAGTTGGAAGAGCTGGTCGAGCAGTTCGCTCGGAATGTCGCGGCCCAGACTGATGCCATTCATCGAGGAGATTCCAGGACGGGGAACAAGCACGCCAAGCAGTACACCGCCGCACTTCAGGCGCTATGCGCGCAGGGGGATACTGGGCGAGAAGCCCTCGCCGTGCTGCTAACACATCCCCGTACGGATATTCGCGCCATGGCGGCTGGATTCCTGCTCCGCTACCGGACGGCGGAAGCCAAGGCCGTGTTGGAGGCTGCGGCGAAGGAAGGAGGCATCGGCGCCCTCGACGCAATCATGACCCTGAGGCACTGGGAAAACGGAACCTGGGCGCTTGATCCGGAGTAG
- a CDS encoding DUF2019 domain-containing protein gives MKLEDLVEQFAQNVAAQNEAILRGDAKTGNKHARKYGAAVDKLLAHGNVGRDALAVLLKHERMDVRVMAAAHLLRYRTAEAKAVLEEAAEGQGLVSFGAQQALKRWEEGTWALDPE, from the coding sequence ATGAAGTTGGAGGATCTTGTCGAGCAGTTCGCCCAGAACGTGGCCGCACAGAACGAGGCCATCCTCCGGGGAGACGCCAAGACCGGGAACAAGCACGCCAGGAAGTACGGTGCCGCCGTCGATAAGCTCCTGGCCCACGGCAATGTAGGCCGTGACGCTCTCGCCGTGCTGCTCAAGCATGAGCGAATGGACGTGCGCGTGATGGCCGCCGCGCATCTGCTTCGCTATCGGACGGCTGAAGCCAAAGCGGTCCTGGAGGAAGCAGCCGAGGGGCAAGGGCTGGTTTCGTTCGGAGCGCAGCAGGCATTGAAACGCTGGGAAGAAGGAACCTGGGCGCTCGATCCAGAGTAG
- a CDS encoding M57 family metalloprotease produces the protein MFKKASVVVMTCGAVMVGCGTEPTVESQEIISNLIEAGFPADDILVVDGAVYVGRDAHVTLDASREMLQAPEGSAEQYRTTNLVGTGVTKICVNPTAEFNTYTNLSRGLDQAIINYNERGLRITFARGPASGCTATITAQAVSGSGAQAGFPSGGLPYGKILIGTGFNSYSVEVNEHVITHELGHAIGFRHSDYYNRNISCGDGGNEGEAGVGAIHIPNTPNTATVGGSLMNSCGLTPDIGEWTASDITALNYLYPRLPTGPGAVRKVAAGGFSADYWADASTQFLPGDFNGDGKMDFIAIHPRSGTYADTFLSNGDGTIRKVASGGFSTGYSADAATRFLPGDFNGDGKADFIAIHPRGGTYANTFLSNGDGTIRQVASGGFTADYWADASTQFLPGDFNGDGKADFIAIHPRSGTYADTFLSNGNGTFRKVASGGFSAGYWADAATRFLPGDFNGDGKADFIAIHPRGGTYANTFLSNGDGTIRQVASGGFTADYWADASTRFLPGDFNGDGKVDFIAIHPRGGTYADTFLSNANGTFRKVASGGFSAGYWAEAATRFLPGDFNGDGKVDFIAIHPGGGTYANTFLSNGDGTIRQVASGGFTADYWADAATRFLPGDFSGDGKADFIAIHPGGGTYADTFLMY, from the coding sequence ATGTTCAAGAAGGCATCCGTTGTCGTTATGACTTGTGGCGCAGTGATGGTGGGTTGTGGCACCGAACCGACGGTGGAGAGCCAGGAGATCATCTCCAACCTCATCGAAGCCGGCTTTCCGGCCGACGACATCCTGGTCGTCGACGGTGCTGTGTACGTGGGCCGCGACGCCCACGTGACGCTGGACGCGTCCCGCGAGATGCTCCAGGCCCCCGAGGGGAGCGCAGAGCAGTACCGCACGACCAACCTCGTCGGCACGGGTGTGACGAAGATCTGCGTCAACCCCACCGCCGAATTCAATACCTATACCAACCTGAGCAGGGGGTTGGATCAGGCCATCATCAACTACAATGAGCGGGGTCTGCGGATCACCTTCGCGCGCGGCCCGGCCAGCGGCTGTACGGCGACCATCACCGCGCAGGCGGTGTCCGGCAGCGGCGCTCAGGCAGGCTTCCCGTCGGGCGGCCTGCCCTATGGGAAAATTCTCATTGGCACTGGCTTCAACAGCTACAGCGTGGAAGTGAACGAGCACGTGATCACCCATGAACTGGGTCATGCGATCGGCTTCCGCCACTCGGATTACTACAATCGCAACATCAGCTGCGGTGATGGCGGTAACGAAGGAGAGGCGGGTGTGGGCGCCATCCACATCCCCAACACGCCGAACACGGCGACGGTCGGCGGGTCGCTGATGAACTCCTGCGGCCTCACGCCCGACATCGGCGAGTGGACCGCCTCCGACATCACCGCGCTGAATTACCTCTATCCGCGCCTCCCGACCGGTCCTGGAGCTGTAAGGAAGGTGGCAGCCGGCGGGTTCTCTGCTGACTACTGGGCGGACGCGTCCACGCAGTTCCTGCCGGGGGATTTCAACGGCGACGGCAAGATGGACTTCATCGCCATCCATCCACGCAGCGGTACCTACGCTGACACCTTCCTTTCGAACGGTGACGGCACCATCAGGAAGGTGGCTTCTGGTGGGTTCTCTACCGGCTATTCAGCGGATGCTGCCACGCGCTTCCTGCCGGGTGACTTCAACGGCGACGGCAAGGCGGACTTCATCGCCATCCATCCGCGCGGCGGTACCTATGCCAACACCTTCCTTTCGAACGGTGACGGCACCATCCGGCAAGTGGCGTCCGGCGGGTTCACTGCTGACTACTGGGCGGATGCGTCCACGCAGTTCCTGCCGGGCGACTTCAACGGCGACGGCAAGGCGGACTTCATCGCCATCCATCCACGCAGCGGTACCTACGCTGACACCTTCCTCTCGAATGGTAATGGCACCTTCAGGAAGGTGGCGTCCGGCGGGTTCTCTGCCGGCTATTGGGCGGATGCTGCCACGCGCTTCCTGCCGGGCGACTTCAACGGCGACGGCAAGGCGGACTTCATCGCCATCCATCCGCGCGGCGGTACCTATGCCAACACCTTCCTCTCGAACGGTGACGGCACCATTCGGCAAGTGGCGTCCGGTGGCTTCACGGCTGACTACTGGGCGGATGCGTCCACGCGTTTCCTGCCGGGCGACTTCAACGGCGACGGTAAGGTGGACTTCATCGCCATCCATCCGCGCGGTGGCACCTACGCTGACACGTTCCTCTCGAACGCTAATGGCACCTTCAGGAAGGTGGCGTCCGGCGGGTTCTCTGCCGGCTACTGGGCGGAAGCGGCCACGCGCTTCCTGCCGGGGGACTTCAACGGCGACGGCAAGGTGGACTTCATCGCCATCCATCCAGGCGGCGGTACCTATGCCAACACCTTCCTTTCGAACGGTGACGGCACCATCCGGCAAGTGGCGTCCGGCGGCTTCACGGCTGACTACTGGGCGGATGCGGCCACGCGTTTCCTGCCGGGCGACTTCAGCGGCGACGGCAAGGCGGACTTCATCGCCATCCATCCAGGCGGCGGCACCTACGCTGACACGTTCCTGATGTACTGA